Proteins from a genomic interval of Oleidesulfovibrio alaskensis DSM 16109:
- the infA gene encoding translation initiation factor IF-1 translates to MAKEEAITVTGVVQEALPNAMFRVELENGHEVLAHISGKMRKFHIRVLPGDKVSVELSPYDLTRGRITFRPR, encoded by the coding sequence ATGGCCAAAGAAGAAGCCATTACAGTTACCGGTGTCGTGCAGGAAGCGCTGCCCAACGCCATGTTCCGTGTGGAACTGGAAAACGGGCACGAAGTTCTTGCGCATATTTCCGGCAAGATGCGCAAATTCCATATCCGTGTTCTTCCCGGAGACAAGGTGAGCGTTGAATTGTCTCCTTACGACCTGACCCGCGGGCGCATCACCTTCCGTCCCCGGTAG
- a CDS encoding metallophosphoesterase: protein MQSNDVYWIGIGDVHESTARLADVAGIGGAQGVIISGDLTLADGTAVARRVVEAVRASNPAVLAQIGNMDRQEVDDWLSSEGINLHARGRELAPGVGVMGVGCSTFTPFGTPSEYSDEQLGLWLEEAWEQVKHLRHLLLVVHNPPADTVCDRLPNGTHVGSAAVRAFIERVQPDVCLTGHIHEAMGTDRIGRTVVVNPGAFSTGGYAVIRMNSGGLTAELVRF, encoded by the coding sequence ATGCAAAGCAATGACGTATACTGGATAGGCATAGGCGACGTGCACGAAAGCACGGCCCGGCTGGCCGATGTGGCCGGCATCGGCGGTGCTCAGGGAGTGATCATCAGCGGCGACCTGACGCTGGCAGACGGTACCGCCGTGGCCCGTCGCGTGGTGGAGGCCGTACGGGCCAGCAATCCCGCGGTGCTTGCCCAGATAGGCAACATGGACCGTCAGGAAGTGGACGACTGGCTGAGCAGCGAAGGCATAAACCTGCATGCCCGCGGCCGGGAACTGGCTCCCGGAGTGGGGGTCATGGGGGTGGGCTGTTCCACGTTCACCCCGTTCGGCACACCCAGCGAGTATTCTGACGAACAGCTCGGCCTGTGGCTGGAAGAAGCATGGGAGCAGGTGAAACATCTCAGGCATCTGTTGCTGGTGGTGCACAACCCGCCAGCGGATACCGTGTGTGACCGCCTGCCCAACGGAACTCATGTGGGCAGCGCCGCCGTGCGGGCTTTTATCGAGCGTGTGCAGCCCGATGTGTGCCTGACGGGGCATATTCATGAAGCCATGGGGACTGACCGCATAGGCCGCACGGTTGTGGTTAACCCCGGGGCGTTCTCTACCGGCGGGTATGCCGTTATCCGCATGAATTCCGGCGGGTTGACGGCTGAACTTGTGCGGTTCTGA
- a CDS encoding 5-formyltetrahydrofolate cyclo-ligase, which translates to MTKHQTHTGSGCPPCDKTALRRLLRARRDALEPQQAAQSAAAAQRHLLRHPVWQSAKQVLLYMPVRNETATDLLLHDAWQQGKSVLLPRCIPDCPGEMCLAPCACAADLVTGQYGIAEPDPATCPAVDVTGPSFAPQVAVIPGVGFDRAGNRLGFGAGYYDRFLALPAMQSAVLVGLAYPFQITDSLPSDPWDRPVNALCTEEGLLWL; encoded by the coding sequence ATGACCAAGCACCAGACACACACCGGCAGCGGGTGCCCCCCCTGCGACAAAACAGCGCTGCGCCGTCTGCTGCGCGCCCGGCGCGACGCATTGGAGCCGCAACAGGCCGCACAGTCTGCAGCCGCGGCACAACGCCACCTGCTGCGGCACCCCGTATGGCAGTCGGCAAAACAGGTACTGCTGTATATGCCCGTCCGCAACGAAACAGCCACGGACCTGCTGCTGCACGACGCATGGCAACAGGGCAAAAGCGTACTGCTGCCGCGCTGCATACCGGACTGCCCCGGCGAAATGTGTCTGGCCCCGTGCGCCTGTGCGGCCGACCTTGTCACCGGACAGTACGGCATTGCCGAACCGGACCCCGCCACCTGTCCGGCTGTGGATGTGACCGGCCCCTCCTTTGCCCCGCAGGTGGCCGTCATCCCCGGAGTGGGTTTTGACCGTGCAGGCAACAGGCTCGGCTTCGGCGCGGGCTATTACGACCGGTTTCTGGCGCTGCCTGCCATGCAGTCCGCAGTGCTGGTGGGGCTTGCCTATCCGTTTCAGATCACGGATTCACTGCCCAGCGACCCGTGGGACAGGCCCGTGAACGCATTATGCACCGAGGAGGGCCTCTTATGGCTGTAA
- a CDS encoding polyphenol oxidase family protein: MAVNVIPFRFPGIPAVRCAFQTRQGGTDKDAAGPEYCGGNISYDVGDNAEHVTANRRMLHRQLGFDRWVELRQVHGDVLVTDSRPVTAVDERPRTEADGHTTDRPGDALIIKTADCQPILLAHTSGRYIAALHAGWRGNRAGFIGSAVARFCSRYGISPADVMAVRGPSLGPAAAQFVNFDTEWGPAWQHWFHKEHMTMDLWSLTRHQLHEAGLPREQIFSLDLCTWSLPDMFFSYRRAKASGRQAAFIWIER; this comes from the coding sequence ATGGCTGTAAATGTTATCCCGTTCCGCTTTCCCGGCATACCGGCCGTGCGCTGCGCCTTTCAGACCCGTCAGGGCGGCACGGACAAAGACGCCGCAGGGCCGGAATACTGCGGGGGAAACATATCATATGACGTGGGCGACAACGCGGAACATGTCACCGCCAACCGCCGGATGCTGCACAGGCAGCTTGGTTTTGACCGCTGGGTGGAGCTGCGGCAGGTGCACGGCGACGTGCTGGTGACGGATTCACGCCCCGTGACCGCCGTGGACGAACGCCCCCGGACAGAAGCGGACGGACACACGACCGACCGGCCCGGAGACGCCCTCATCATCAAGACAGCAGACTGCCAGCCCATACTGCTGGCGCACACGTCGGGCCGGTACATCGCCGCCCTGCATGCAGGATGGCGCGGCAACCGCGCAGGCTTCATCGGCTCCGCCGTCGCGCGGTTCTGCAGCAGATACGGCATATCCCCGGCCGATGTCATGGCCGTGCGCGGGCCGAGTCTGGGCCCTGCAGCAGCACAGTTTGTCAACTTTGACACGGAATGGGGCCCCGCATGGCAGCACTGGTTTCATAAAGAGCATATGACCATGGATCTGTGGTCGCTCACACGCCACCAGCTGCATGAAGCCGGCCTGCCCCGTGAACAGATATTCAGTCTGGACCTGTGCACGTGGTCGCTGCCCGACATGTTCTTTTCATACCGCCGCGCCAAGGCTTCGGGCAGGCAGGCAGCCTTCATCTGGATCGAGCGCTGA
- a CDS encoding aminodeoxychorismate/anthranilate synthase component II, which produces MLRILLSDNDDSFTMNLAHLLHAATGSTPQVVNHTALAARAPAAEQDLVVISPGPGHPDEYPCYGPVLQSGRPVLGICLGMQIINCHFGGTVKALAGCVHGKSDTVVMTDADKTLTVGRYHSLHCATTGTGLQVTGRTPQGLVMALRHNSLPLYGYQFHPESFLTAEGVWCIRHALRSLHIL; this is translated from the coding sequence ATGCTCCGCATACTGCTTTCCGACAACGACGACAGCTTCACCATGAATCTGGCGCACCTGCTGCACGCCGCCACAGGCAGCACCCCGCAGGTGGTCAACCATACGGCGCTGGCTGCCCGTGCCCCCGCAGCAGAGCAGGACCTTGTGGTCATATCTCCCGGTCCGGGGCATCCCGATGAATACCCGTGCTACGGGCCGGTGCTGCAAAGCGGCAGGCCGGTACTGGGCATATGTCTGGGCATGCAGATTATCAACTGCCACTTCGGCGGCACGGTGAAAGCGCTGGCAGGGTGCGTGCACGGAAAATCCGACACCGTTGTGATGACCGATGCGGACAAGACCCTGACCGTGGGGCGCTATCACTCACTGCACTGCGCCACAACCGGAACGGGACTGCAGGTCACGGGGCGTACGCCTCAGGGGCTTGTCATGGCGCTGCGGCATAATTCCCTGCCCCTGTACGGGTATCAGTTCCACCCCGAATCGTTTCTGACAGCCGAAGGAGTCTGGTGCATCCGCCATGCGCTGCGTTCTCTGCATATCCTGTGA
- a CDS encoding chorismate-binding protein, whose protein sequence is MLLSAPPARAESCADVCAGSPAPRQDVPLHPMHESEFMAGIEPVESLHITAATPREHMQRFCSNRHTPVIGYLSYTYGMEQYDIAAREHSFPAGLLRRYQCVVTGCTRTGRLRLLADRHADSGLVDSLCRLLQAGSPEPPRPHTPVTAAGPLRQSLTREEYQEGVRQTQRHIAAGDTYQLNLSIRFDLPLATPPDTTALFLHLWLNRPAPFYALLHDGPLTIVSTSPERYLRISRGTVLTQPIKGTLAFDTWQPQLVHTLTSSPKERAELSMIVDLLRNDISTRCRFGSVRVRDHCSTFVVDRLIQMYSNVHGILRPDSTPLDLLLDAFPGGSVTGCPKLRTMQIIDRLEPHSRDLYCGSIFCFNGPDHLDASVAIRTGWHDARTGVFSWFAGSGLVTDSVPENEYAETMAKARKFQEALCP, encoded by the coding sequence ATGCTTCTTTCGGCACCTCCGGCCCGCGCAGAATCCTGTGCAGACGTCTGCGCAGGCTCCCCCGCGCCACGGCAGGACGTCCCCCTGCACCCCATGCACGAATCGGAATTCATGGCGGGCATCGAGCCTGTGGAATCGCTGCACATCACCGCAGCCACGCCGCGGGAACACATGCAGCGCTTCTGCAGCAACCGGCATACGCCCGTCATCGGATATCTTTCATATACCTACGGCATGGAACAGTACGACATTGCGGCGCGGGAGCACTCTTTTCCCGCCGGGCTGCTGCGCCGCTACCAGTGCGTCGTTACCGGCTGCACCCGCACCGGCAGGCTGCGCCTGCTGGCCGACAGACACGCCGACAGCGGTCTGGTGGACAGCCTGTGCCGGCTGCTGCAGGCAGGCAGTCCCGAACCGCCGCGCCCCCACACCCCCGTAACCGCAGCCGGACCGCTGCGCCAGTCCCTCACGAGGGAAGAATATCAGGAGGGCGTAAGGCAGACACAGCGGCACATCGCGGCAGGCGACACATATCAGCTGAACCTGTCCATCAGATTCGACCTGCCGCTGGCAACCCCGCCGGATACCACCGCACTGTTCCTGCACCTGTGGCTCAACCGTCCGGCACCGTTTTACGCACTGCTGCACGACGGGCCCCTGACCATTGTGTCCACCTCGCCGGAGCGGTATCTGCGCATCAGCCGGGGCACGGTGCTAACCCAGCCCATCAAGGGCACGCTCGCCTTTGACACATGGCAGCCGCAACTGGTGCACACACTGACCTCGTCACCCAAAGAACGCGCCGAACTGTCCATGATCGTCGATCTGCTGCGCAACGACATCTCCACCCGCTGCCGGTTCGGCTCCGTGCGGGTGAGAGACCACTGCAGCACCTTTGTCGTGGACAGGCTCATTCAGATGTACAGCAACGTGCACGGCATACTGCGCCCGGACAGCACCCCGCTGGACCTGCTGCTGGACGCATTTCCGGGCGGTTCCGTCACCGGCTGTCCCAAGCTGCGCACCATGCAGATAATCGACAGGCTGGAACCGCACAGCCGCGACCTGTACTGCGGCAGTATTTTCTGCTTCAACGGCCCTGACCATCTGGACGCATCCGTCGCCATACGGACAGGCTGGCACGACGCCCGTACCGGCGTGTTTTCATGGTTTGCCGGCAGCGGTCTGGTGACAGATTCCGTACCGGAAAACGAATACGCCGAAACCATGGCCAAAGCCCGGAAATTTCAGGAGGCGCTCTGCCCGTGA
- a CDS encoding aminotransferase class IV has translation MTYVRNNALHCGPLPQHVTAPSFRSGTGFYETLLYNGCRLVNADAHMERITRSARACGLHLLPVDLHAAAQMLLDHLGLCGSMARINLFYTLESAPAADASGLCPPLVPAVTAAPYTPPSADKAFRLCRALHGVQSWWHEHKTTAHMGHLMERTHAQAAGYDDAVLHLPDGAILETTTAALIFYNGSRFTAPFPRFRLSSTAEALVKDVLGITYEKITADRLGCMQHAYVLNALMGMRPVRSIDTAEFNPDTDLCNEMTVLIQKAA, from the coding sequence GTGACCTATGTACGCAACAATGCGTTGCATTGCGGCCCGCTGCCGCAACATGTGACCGCCCCTTCATTCCGTTCGGGAACAGGTTTTTACGAAACCCTGCTGTACAACGGCTGCAGGCTGGTCAATGCCGACGCCCACATGGAGCGCATCACACGCTCCGCCCGCGCATGCGGCCTGCACCTGCTGCCCGTGGACCTGCACGCCGCGGCGCAGATGCTGCTCGACCATCTGGGACTGTGCGGCAGCATGGCGCGCATCAACCTTTTCTACACGCTGGAAAGCGCGCCGGCAGCAGATGCTTCCGGTCTGTGTCCTCCGCTTGTGCCCGCAGTGACGGCCGCACCCTATACGCCCCCCTCTGCAGACAAGGCTTTCCGGCTGTGCCGGGCGCTGCACGGTGTGCAGTCGTGGTGGCATGAGCACAAAACAACCGCCCACATGGGGCATTTGATGGAACGCACGCATGCGCAGGCGGCCGGATACGATGACGCTGTACTGCATCTTCCCGACGGAGCCATTCTGGAAACCACCACCGCAGCGCTGATATTCTATAACGGCTCACGGTTTACAGCGCCCTTTCCCCGCTTTAGACTCAGCAGCACGGCCGAAGCCCTTGTAAAGGACGTGCTCGGCATAACATACGAAAAGATAACTGCGGACAGGCTGGGATGCATGCAGCATGCATATGTACTCAATGCCCTTATGGGCATGCGCCCCGTCCGCAGCATAGACACGGCAGAATTCAACCCCGATACGGACCTATGCAACGAAATGACAGTTCTCATACAGAAAGCGGCATGA
- a CDS encoding substrate-binding periplasmic protein: MTFLPAAARVALLLCAICFCTAAAAAAGQSALPLPRTVTLAVNSATPPYVLEESGSGLEVDIVRAALKTQGVDVRLLYASQLRMGQLLHEGRVDAITPVSRMAGMQNVFLSANHISYRNIAVSLRANNCTISAVADLKKYVVQAFQNASRLLGSEYLNAVRQSPRYMETPDQAGQVLAFFTRQDRVIVLDERIFRHFVHKIPAEMTDDYVIHTIFPETRYHVAFADAALRNAFNKGLQQIVSDGTYKKITSGYPTLCKTRDCYKRKPEKRPHPRSPDM, from the coding sequence ATGACATTCCTGCCTGCCGCCGCACGGGTTGCTCTGCTGCTCTGCGCCATATGCTTCTGTACCGCCGCAGCGGCAGCGGCAGGGCAGTCCGCGCTCCCGCTGCCACGGACGGTCACTCTGGCGGTGAACAGCGCCACACCGCCCTATGTGCTGGAAGAATCCGGTTCAGGTCTTGAAGTGGACATCGTGCGGGCCGCGCTGAAAACGCAGGGCGTGGACGTGCGTCTGCTGTACGCATCGCAGCTGCGCATGGGGCAGCTGCTGCATGAAGGCAGGGTGGACGCCATCACGCCGGTTTCACGCATGGCGGGCATGCAGAACGTCTTTCTGTCGGCAAACCACATCAGCTACCGCAACATTGCAGTGTCGCTGCGTGCGAACAACTGCACCATCAGCGCTGTGGCCGATCTGAAAAAATACGTTGTTCAGGCTTTTCAGAATGCCAGCCGGCTTCTGGGGTCGGAATATCTGAATGCGGTGCGGCAGTCGCCGCGATATATGGAAACGCCCGATCAGGCGGGGCAGGTACTGGCCTTTTTCACACGACAGGACAGGGTCATCGTGCTGGACGAACGCATCTTCAGGCATTTTGTACATAAAATTCCGGCAGAAATGACAGATGATTACGTCATTCACACAATATTTCCCGAAACACGCTACCATGTGGCGTTCGCAGATGCGGCACTGCGCAACGCGTTTAACAAAGGCCTGCAGCAGATAGTCTCGGACGGCACATACAAAAAAATTACAAGCGGCTACCCGACACTGTGTAAAACCCGGGACTGCTACAAAAGAAAACCGGAAAAAAGACCGCACCCGCGCAGTCCCGACATGTAG